The following coding sequences are from one Enterococcus sp. 4G2_DIV0659 window:
- a CDS encoding quaternary amine ABC transporter ATP-binding protein: MPKVKVSHLTKIFGKKSKQALDMIKENKDKTEILKKTGATVGVYDVNFEVEEGEIFVIMGLSGSGKSTLIRLLNRLIEPTSGNIFIDNQEIAKLDKEGLREVRRNKMSMVFQNFGLFPHRTILENTEYGLEVRGIPKEERTAKAEKALENSSLLAFKDQFPNQLSGGMQQRVGLARALANDPEILLMDEAFSALDPLIRREMQDELVDLQENVKKTIIFITHDLNEALRIGDRIALMKDGQIMQIGTGEEILTNPANDYVRTFVEDVDRSKVLTAQNIMVPALTTNIEIDGPTVALTRMRQEEVSMLLAVDKKRQLKGVVRAERALEARKTGKPLTDYVDTDITSIDKDMLVNDIFPIIYDSPTPIAVTDNNKLLGVVIRGSVLEALAETEVNINE, from the coding sequence TTGCCCAAAGTAAAAGTATCGCATTTAACAAAAATATTCGGTAAAAAATCTAAGCAAGCACTGGATATGATCAAAGAAAACAAAGATAAAACTGAAATCTTGAAAAAAACTGGTGCTACTGTTGGAGTTTACGATGTAAACTTTGAAGTAGAAGAAGGTGAAATTTTTGTTATTATGGGTCTTTCTGGTAGTGGGAAATCAACATTGATTCGTTTATTGAATCGTTTGATTGAGCCAACGTCTGGAAATATTTTTATTGATAATCAAGAGATTGCCAAATTAGATAAAGAAGGATTAAGGGAAGTTCGCCGAAATAAAATGAGTATGGTCTTCCAAAATTTTGGGCTTTTTCCTCATCGGACTATCTTAGAAAATACAGAGTATGGATTAGAAGTTCGAGGGATTCCGAAAGAGGAACGAACTGCTAAAGCAGAAAAAGCACTAGAAAATTCAAGTTTACTTGCTTTTAAAGATCAGTTTCCTAATCAATTATCTGGTGGTATGCAACAACGTGTCGGTTTGGCTAGAGCTTTAGCGAATGATCCTGAAATTTTATTGATGGACGAAGCCTTTTCTGCGCTAGATCCATTAATCCGACGTGAAATGCAAGATGAATTAGTCGATTTACAAGAAAATGTGAAAAAAACAATCATTTTCATTACCCACGATTTAAATGAAGCCTTACGTATTGGTGATCGAATCGCCTTGATGAAAGATGGTCAAATCATGCAAATCGGTACTGGAGAAGAAATTTTAACCAACCCAGCTAATGATTATGTACGTACATTCGTTGAAGATGTGGATCGTTCCAAAGTATTGACAGCTCAAAATATTATGGTTCCTGCTCTAACTACTAACATTGAAATTGATGGCCCTACTGTTGCCTTAACACGAATGCGTCAAGAAGAGGTTAGTATGCTCTTAGCTGTCGATAAAAAACGTCAATTAAAAGGTGTTGTTCGAGCAGAACGTGCTTTAGAAGCACGTAAAACTGGTAAGCCATTAACTGATTATGTGGACACTGATATCACCTCAATTGATAAAGATATGCTGGTAAATGATATCTTCCCAATCATTTATGATTCGCCAACACCAATTGCTGTAACGGACAACAATAAATTGTTAGGTGTCGTTATTCGAGGAAGTGTGCTTGAAGCGTTAGCAGAAACAGAGGTGAACATCAATGAATAA
- a CDS encoding TrkA C-terminal domain-containing protein: MTSKRMNVTKPKYQQIAVDVAAKIADQTFMVGDKIHARSTLANKYSVSPETARKAISVLVDLDIVQAKHGSGFYVHSIEKAKLFVEQYQDVQSIHDLKEDLIGSVKKQKEELSHFSEILDKLVDQTKRFDSFNPLNPVTFTLTNEASHLERTISDLNLWQSTSATLIAIKHGDELLVSPGPYAKLTAGDTIYFVGHESTLQRVQNFFYPNS, from the coding sequence ATGACCTCAAAACGTATGAATGTGACAAAACCAAAATATCAGCAAATTGCGGTTGATGTGGCAGCAAAAATCGCTGATCAAACATTTATGGTTGGTGATAAAATTCATGCACGCTCCACTCTTGCTAACAAATATAGTGTTTCTCCTGAAACAGCGCGCAAAGCCATTAGTGTTTTGGTGGATTTAGACATTGTTCAAGCAAAACACGGCAGCGGATTTTATGTTCACTCCATCGAAAAAGCCAAACTTTTTGTCGAGCAATATCAAGATGTTCAATCCATTCATGATTTGAAGGAAGATTTGATTGGCAGTGTAAAAAAACAAAAAGAAGAATTAAGTCACTTTTCAGAAATATTAGATAAACTTGTTGATCAAACAAAACGATTTGATTCGTTTAATCCGTTGAATCCTGTTACCTTTACGTTAACGAATGAAGCTTCTCATTTGGAAAGGACAATCAGTGACTTAAATTTATGGCAAAGCACCTCTGCTACATTGATTGCCATTAAACACGGAGATGAATTACTTGTCTCCCCTGGGCCTTATGCTAAACTTACAGCTGGCGATACGATCTATTTTGTAGGGCACGAATCAACTTTGCAACGCGTACAAAATTTTTTCTATCCAAATTCATAA
- a CDS encoding ABC-F family ATP-binding cassette domain-containing protein, with the protein MILLQANQIARYFGADTLFENIQMEISTNSRVALVGRNGAGKSTLLKIIAGIDAPDAGTIAKNKTASLGYLAQDTGLTSDKTVWNEMLEAFDEVITMENRMRELEIIISELLPDASNYESVMKEYDRLQHDFSEKNGYGYENEIRSVLHGFGFKEEFYSKNISTLSGGQKTRLALARMLLQKPDILILDEPTNHLDIDTLSWLENYLPGYSGALLIVSHDRYFLDKVVNEVYEISRHKMRYYKGNYSKYLELKAEQLTSEWKAYEKQQTEINKLEEFVARNLVRASTTKRAQSRRKTLEKMERLDRPQGDEKSANFLFSIEKTSGNVVLQVEDAAIGYDFRVLSEPVSLDIRRQEAIALVGPNGIGKSTLLKSIIGTIPFIKGAATLGTNVQIGYYDQEQADLHGTKTVLAELWDEHPTTPEKDIRNVLGSFLFSGNDVEKTIPLLSGGEKARVALAKLSMDKENFLILDEPTNHLDIDNKEVLENALIDYEGTLLFVSHDRYFINRIATKVVELSESGSKLYLGDYDYYLEKKKEEEELAILLAEKTQTTQTEVTKPKNDFYQNKEQQKLLRNLQRKITQIEENLATLDVTIDQLEQSMSDPSLVDDHVKLMSLNDELETQRKQQEELLTEWENFSLELEELNEKNE; encoded by the coding sequence ATGATTTTACTCCAAGCAAATCAAATTGCCCGTTATTTCGGTGCAGATACTTTGTTTGAAAACATACAAATGGAAATTAGTACAAATAGTCGAGTCGCTTTGGTTGGCCGCAATGGCGCTGGTAAATCGACTCTTTTAAAAATAATCGCTGGCATCGACGCACCTGATGCTGGAACCATTGCTAAAAATAAAACGGCCAGTTTAGGTTACCTAGCTCAAGATACTGGACTTACTTCTGACAAAACAGTTTGGAATGAAATGCTTGAAGCGTTTGACGAGGTCATAACGATGGAAAATCGGATGCGTGAGCTAGAAATCATCATCAGTGAACTTTTACCTGATGCTTCAAATTACGAATCTGTTATGAAAGAATATGACCGACTACAACATGACTTTTCAGAAAAAAATGGTTATGGCTATGAAAATGAAATTCGTTCTGTCCTACATGGCTTTGGTTTTAAAGAAGAATTTTATTCAAAAAATATCAGTACATTATCTGGTGGTCAAAAAACACGTTTAGCTTTAGCAAGAATGCTGTTGCAAAAACCAGATATTTTGATTCTCGATGAGCCAACGAACCATTTAGATATTGACACCCTTTCTTGGCTAGAGAATTACTTACCTGGATACTCAGGTGCCCTTTTGATCGTCTCACATGACCGTTACTTTCTGGATAAAGTCGTTAATGAAGTTTATGAAATCAGCCGTCATAAAATGCGCTATTACAAAGGAAACTACTCTAAATATTTAGAATTAAAAGCCGAGCAGTTAACAAGTGAATGGAAAGCATATGAAAAACAACAAACGGAAATCAATAAATTAGAAGAATTTGTTGCCAGAAACTTAGTCAGAGCGTCCACGACAAAACGAGCACAAAGCCGCCGGAAAACATTAGAAAAAATGGAACGATTGGACAGACCTCAAGGAGACGAAAAATCAGCGAATTTCCTATTTTCCATTGAAAAAACTTCAGGAAATGTTGTCCTACAAGTGGAAGATGCTGCAATTGGGTATGATTTTCGTGTCTTATCTGAACCAGTCTCTTTAGATATCCGTAGACAAGAAGCCATTGCTTTAGTCGGACCCAATGGTATTGGAAAGTCAACCTTGCTAAAATCGATTATTGGGACTATTCCCTTCATTAAAGGAGCAGCAACTCTTGGAACCAATGTCCAGATTGGCTATTACGATCAAGAACAAGCCGATCTTCATGGTACTAAAACGGTATTAGCAGAACTTTGGGATGAACACCCTACAACACCTGAAAAAGATATCCGCAATGTTTTAGGCAGCTTTTTGTTTAGTGGAAATGATGTGGAAAAAACGATTCCCCTTTTGAGTGGCGGTGAAAAAGCTCGTGTTGCTTTGGCAAAACTATCAATGGATAAAGAAAATTTTTTGATATTGGATGAACCAACGAACCATTTGGATATAGATAATAAAGAAGTTTTAGAAAATGCCTTGATTGATTACGAAGGAACTCTTTTATTTGTTTCTCATGACCGTTATTTCATTAATCGGATCGCAACAAAGGTCGTCGAACTTTCTGAATCTGGTAGTAAGCTTTACTTAGGTGATTATGACTACTACCTAGAAAAGAAAAAAGAAGAAGAAGAGTTAGCTATTTTACTTGCTGAAAAAACCCAAACAACACAAACGGAAGTGACAAAACCCAAAAATGATTTTTATCAAAATAAAGAGCAACAAAAGCTTTTACGAAATCTTCAACGAAAGATCACTCAAATCGAAGAAAATTTAGCAACACTGGATGTAACGATTGATCAATTGGAACAATCAATGAGTGATCCTAGTTTAGTTGATGATCATGTAAAACTGATGTCTTTAAATGATGAGTTAGAAACTCAGCGAAAACAACAAGAAGAATTACTGACAGAATGGGAAAACTTTAGTTTAGAATTAGAGGAATTAAACGAAAAAAATGAATGA